The Mesorhizobium sp. NBSH29 genome has a segment encoding these proteins:
- a CDS encoding ABC transporter permease, whose protein sequence is MTSPILKLIAQRVALGLLLLLAVSVLIFAGTQILPGDVAQSILGQSATPQALANLRAELGLNDPAYIRYFNWLGGIMTGDLGTALSSGQDIASSISGRLWNTLFLAFWAAAVSVPLAIGLGLLAVRYRNGWVDRLISGLALASTSFPEFFIGYLLVYFFAVKWQIFPGISTVYDGMPFLDRMQAIALPAAVLTLVVLAHMMRMTRAAILNVMQSAYIETAEMKGLSAIDVIRRHALPNAIAPIINVVMLNLAFLIVGVVVVEVIFVYPGMGQYLVDHVAKRDVPVVQAVGLIFAAVYIFLNIIADIGAILANPRLRHPK, encoded by the coding sequence ATGACATCGCCGATTCTCAAACTGATAGCCCAGCGCGTTGCGCTGGGCTTGTTGCTCCTCCTGGCCGTCTCGGTCCTCATCTTCGCCGGCACTCAAATTCTCCCCGGCGACGTTGCGCAATCCATCCTCGGACAATCCGCAACCCCTCAGGCGCTTGCCAATCTGCGCGCTGAACTGGGCCTCAACGACCCGGCCTATATCCGCTATTTCAACTGGCTCGGCGGCATCATGACCGGCGATCTGGGCACCGCGCTCTCGAGCGGACAGGATATCGCCAGCTCGATCAGCGGACGCCTGTGGAATACACTTTTTCTGGCGTTCTGGGCTGCTGCCGTTTCCGTGCCGCTTGCCATCGGACTGGGTCTGTTGGCCGTACGCTACCGAAATGGCTGGGTCGATCGGTTGATTTCCGGGCTGGCGTTGGCCTCCACCTCGTTTCCCGAATTCTTCATCGGCTACCTGCTGGTTTATTTCTTCGCGGTGAAATGGCAGATCTTCCCCGGCATTTCGACCGTCTATGACGGCATGCCGTTCCTCGATCGCATGCAGGCTATAGCTTTGCCGGCTGCCGTACTCACCTTGGTGGTGCTTGCCCACATGATGCGCATGACCCGCGCCGCCATCCTCAACGTTATGCAATCGGCCTATATCGAAACTGCCGAGATGAAGGGGCTTTCGGCCATCGATGTCATCCGCAGACATGCCTTGCCGAACGCCATCGCGCCGATCATCAACGTCGTGATGCTCAACCTCGCCTTCCTGATTGTCGGTGTCGTCGTGGTCGAGGTGATTTTCGTCTATCCGGGCATGGGACAATATCTGGTCGACCATGTCGCCAAGCGCGACGTGCCGGTGGTGCAGGCTGTCGGTCTGATCTTCGCCGCAGTCTACATCTTTCTCAACATCATTGCGGACATCGGCGCCATTCTCGCCAATCCGCGCCTCCGGCATCCGAAATAG
- a CDS encoding ABC transporter permease: protein MLDLKRIPLPALIGLILTGLFLFAAIFAPLIAPFSNSQIVGDVWGPMSDEHLLGTDNLGRDLLSRMIYGARTTIFIAVLATALSFSLGAILGFAAAVVGGWFDTLMSRFVDLLMAIPTLIFGLVVLSVLPSTLITLIMVMGILDSTRVYRLSRAVAVDINVMDFVEAAKLRGEGMVWIIFREILPNALSPLISELGLRFIYAVLFLSALSFLGLGVQPPDADWGGMVKENKDGIVFGIPAALIPAAAIAALAISVNLVADWVLNRTSDLKGGRGNG, encoded by the coding sequence ATGCTTGACCTGAAACGCATTCCTTTGCCGGCACTGATCGGCCTGATTTTGACAGGGCTGTTCCTCTTCGCAGCCATCTTTGCTCCGTTGATTGCACCCTTCAGCAACAGCCAGATAGTGGGTGATGTCTGGGGCCCGATGTCGGATGAGCATTTGCTTGGCACTGACAACCTTGGTCGCGATCTTCTCTCGCGCATGATTTACGGCGCCCGCACCACCATCTTCATCGCCGTGCTGGCCACCGCACTTTCCTTTTCGCTTGGGGCGATCCTGGGTTTTGCTGCAGCGGTAGTAGGAGGCTGGTTCGACACGCTGATGTCGCGCTTTGTCGATCTGTTGATGGCGATACCAACCCTCATCTTCGGCCTCGTCGTGCTTTCGGTGCTGCCCTCCACATTGATCACATTGATCATGGTGATGGGCATTCTGGATTCCACCCGCGTCTACCGCCTGTCGCGCGCGGTCGCAGTTGATATCAACGTCATGGATTTCGTCGAGGCAGCAAAACTGCGCGGCGAAGGCATGGTATGGATCATCTTTCGCGAAATCCTGCCTAATGCGCTGTCGCCGCTAATTTCTGAACTCGGCCTGCGCTTCATCTATGCGGTTCTGTTCCTGTCGGCGCTCTCCTTCCTCGGCCTCGGCGTGCAACCGCCTGACGCCGACTGGGGCGGCATGGTCAAGGAAAACAAGGACGGCATAGTCTTCGGCATACCTGCCGCCCTGATTCCGGCAGCGGCGATTGCAGCCCTCGCGATCTCCGTTAATCTGGTCGCCGATTGGGTGCTGAACCGAACCAGCGATCTCAAGGGAGGACGCGGCAATGGCTAG
- a CDS encoding ABC transporter ATP-binding protein — protein MARKPFPRSENLDKPLLDIRNLRIEATVYPPGEKPRSITIVDDVSLTLHRGKVLGLIGESGAGKSTIGLSSMAYGRGGVRITGGEVILNDRDILKTGTGGLRKLRGREVCYVAQSAAAAFNPAHKLMDQVVEATIEHGTAKRAEAEKRAVGLFRKLGLPDPETIGERYPHQVSGGQLQRVMTAMALCSEPDLIVFDEPTTALDVTTQIDVLSAIKDAIRDTGVGALYITHDLAVVAQVADEIMVLRNGKLVEWGDTEQIIQEPRQAYTNALVSVHHITHDEKKQQGAKPILSVKNVTAAYGDGLVKVLKNVSVDLYAGQTLAVVGESGSGKSTLARAITGLLPPEQGTIAFQGRPLPGRLSARSKDELRELQMIYQMADVAMNPRQTVGTIIGRPLEFYFGMRGSERDARVAELLDKIEMGTGFSDRYPAELSGGQKQRVCIARALAAKPSLIICDEVTSALDPLVANGILKLLLELQAEEDVAYLFITHDLATVKSIADSIAVMYRGEVVRYGAKSEVLTPPFDAYTELLLSSVPEMEIGWLEKAIGTRRMESAGN, from the coding sequence ATGGCTAGAAAACCTTTTCCGCGCAGCGAGAACCTCGACAAGCCACTGCTGGATATCCGCAATCTTCGCATTGAGGCGACGGTGTATCCACCAGGCGAGAAGCCACGCTCCATCACCATTGTAGATGATGTCTCGCTGACCCTTCATCGTGGCAAGGTACTCGGTCTGATCGGCGAGTCCGGCGCGGGCAAATCGACCATCGGCCTGTCCTCCATGGCCTATGGTCGGGGCGGCGTACGCATCACTGGCGGAGAGGTCATTTTAAATGACCGCGATATCCTTAAGACCGGCACCGGCGGATTGCGCAAGCTGCGCGGCCGTGAGGTCTGCTACGTGGCGCAATCCGCAGCTGCCGCCTTCAACCCGGCGCACAAGCTGATGGATCAGGTGGTAGAAGCCACCATTGAGCACGGCACCGCCAAACGCGCCGAGGCCGAGAAGCGCGCGGTGGGCCTGTTCAGGAAACTCGGGCTTCCCGATCCCGAAACCATCGGTGAACGCTACCCGCACCAGGTTTCCGGAGGCCAGTTGCAACGCGTGATGACAGCCATGGCGTTGTGCTCCGAGCCGGATCTGATTGTCTTCGACGAGCCCACGACTGCGCTAGACGTAACCACGCAGATCGACGTTCTTTCAGCCATCAAGGACGCCATTCGCGACACCGGCGTTGGCGCCCTTTACATCACCCACGACCTCGCTGTCGTGGCACAGGTGGCAGACGAAATCATGGTGCTCCGCAACGGCAAGCTGGTGGAATGGGGCGACACCGAGCAGATCATCCAGGAGCCGCGTCAGGCTTATACCAACGCCCTCGTTTCGGTGCACCACATCACCCATGACGAGAAAAAGCAGCAAGGTGCCAAGCCTATCCTATCGGTGAAAAACGTCACCGCTGCTTACGGCGACGGCTTGGTAAAAGTGCTGAAAAATGTCTCGGTCGACCTTTATGCCGGCCAGACGCTCGCCGTCGTTGGGGAATCCGGCTCGGGAAAATCGACGCTCGCACGCGCCATCACCGGGCTTTTGCCGCCTGAGCAGGGCACCATCGCCTTTCAGGGAAGGCCGCTACCCGGACGTCTTTCGGCGCGCAGCAAGGACGAATTGCGCGAACTGCAGATGATTTACCAGATGGCAGACGTGGCAATGAACCCGCGCCAAACTGTCGGCACCATCATCGGCAGGCCGCTGGAATTCTACTTCGGCATGCGTGGCAGCGAACGCGATGCCCGCGTGGCCGAGTTGCTCGACAAGATCGAAATGGGCACGGGCTTTTCCGACCGCTATCCGGCTGAACTCTCTGGCGGCCAGAAACAGCGTGTGTGCATTGCCCGCGCTCTCGCCGCCAAGCCTAGCCTGATCATCTGCGACGAGGTCACATCGGCACTGGATCCACTGGTGGCGAACGGGATCTTGAAACTTTTGCTCGAGTTGCAGGCGGAGGAAGACGTCGCCTATCTGTTCATCACCCACGATCTGGCGACAGTGAAGTCTATCGCTGATTCCATCGCTGTCATGTATCGCGGCGAGGTGGTGCGCTACGGAGCCAAGAGCGAGGTCCTGACCCCGCCCTTCGACGCCTATACCGAGCTACTCCTGTCATCGGTTCCGGAAATGGAAATCGGCTGGCTGGAAAAGGCGATCGGCACCCGCCGCATGGAAAGTGCAGGAAACTAG
- a CDS encoding alkaline phosphatase family protein — translation MTLNAKLLVIVLDGLPWRNWGKFMGNLEGWVQSGEAQKWKMRSVLPSTSGCCYASIHTGVPPQVHGILSNDVRFRVSQPDVFSEVTKASGVTGAVTHSYWSEFFNRAPFDFIRDIEYDEPGGPITHGRFHTMTGYNLINQTTPSDADLFATLTMLTERFALDYGILHTCTLDSMGHRFGHDCGEMDHALFVMDAQLAAFLPRWREAGYEVIVTADHGQTDRGHHGGHDDEMQDFALYYFGSAKGPRADTLLDQLQLAPTILKRLGLDAPATMKAKPFLG, via the coding sequence ATGACACTCAATGCAAAGCTCCTTGTCATTGTGCTTGACGGCCTGCCCTGGCGCAATTGGGGCAAGTTCATGGGCAATCTGGAAGGCTGGGTGCAATCCGGCGAAGCGCAGAAGTGGAAAATGCGCTCGGTGCTGCCCTCGACATCGGGATGTTGCTACGCCTCGATCCATACAGGGGTGCCGCCGCAGGTGCATGGCATTCTCTCCAACGATGTGCGCTTTCGGGTATCCCAGCCGGATGTATTTTCTGAGGTGACGAAGGCCAGCGGAGTGACCGGCGCTGTTACGCATTCCTACTGGTCGGAATTCTTCAACCGCGCGCCCTTCGATTTCATCCGCGATATCGAATATGACGAGCCGGGTGGCCCGATAACCCACGGCCGTTTCCACACCATGACGGGCTATAATTTGATCAACCAGACGACGCCGAGCGACGCCGATCTGTTTGCCACACTGACCATGCTGACGGAGCGCTTCGCGCTCGACTATGGCATCCTGCATACCTGCACGCTTGATTCCATGGGACACCGCTTCGGCCATGACTGCGGTGAGATGGATCACGCGCTGTTCGTCATGGACGCCCAGCTTGCCGCCTTCCTGCCACGCTGGCGCGAAGCCGGCTATGAAGTCATCGTCACTGCCGATCACGGCCAGACCGATCGCGGCCATCATGGCGGCCATGACGACGAAATGCAGGACTTTGCCCTCTATTATTTCGGCTCTGCCAAAGGCCCGCGCGCCGACACTCTGCTGGACCAGTTACAGTTGGCACCGACTATCCTGAAACGGTTGGGTTTGGACGCGCCGGCGACGATGAAGGCGAAACCGTTTCTGGGTTGA
- a CDS encoding alpha/beta hydrolase gives MADYTKLIDAETWAFIDKTNGFYPPDASELSIVENRVIYDRMCRAFFAGYPDGVVVEDSIVPQTDHVIPVRLYRSQSGTAQAQVVYFHGGGFVLGGLDSHDDICAELCQRTGFDVTSVDYRLAPEHVHPAAFDDALAAFEWACSRSPLPVVLCGDSAGGNLAAAVSHATRRHQRRPAGQMLIYPGLGGDQTGGSYLTHAHAPMLTAKDIDMYRTIRSGGREVTGDITSAPLADADFSNLPPTVIITAECDPLSSDGEAYASRIHSAGGKAWWFEEPGLVHGYLRGRHSVGRAATSFSRIVDAVSALGRGNWVL, from the coding sequence TTGGCCGATTATACGAAGCTCATCGACGCCGAGACCTGGGCCTTCATCGACAAAACCAACGGTTTTTATCCACCCGATGCATCGGAGCTGAGCATCGTTGAGAACCGCGTCATCTATGACCGCATGTGCCGGGCTTTCTTTGCCGGCTATCCGGATGGTGTGGTGGTGGAAGACAGCATTGTGCCGCAGACAGATCATGTTATTCCGGTGCGGCTCTACCGGTCGCAGAGCGGCACGGCACAGGCGCAGGTCGTCTACTTTCATGGCGGCGGCTTTGTCCTCGGGGGGCTCGACAGCCATGACGATATCTGCGCGGAGCTTTGCCAGCGTACCGGCTTCGACGTCACCTCTGTCGACTATCGGCTGGCGCCGGAGCATGTGCATCCAGCTGCATTCGACGATGCGCTGGCGGCGTTCGAGTGGGCGTGTTCGCGCTCGCCGCTGCCAGTTGTTCTGTGCGGGGATTCAGCCGGTGGCAATCTTGCAGCGGCCGTGAGCCATGCCACGCGTCGGCATCAGCGACGCCCGGCCGGGCAGATGCTTATCTATCCGGGCCTGGGCGGCGACCAGACGGGTGGTTCCTATCTGACGCACGCACACGCGCCGATGCTCACCGCGAAGGACATCGACATGTACAGGACTATCCGCAGCGGCGGGCGTGAGGTGACCGGCGATATCACCAGTGCGCCGCTTGCTGATGCTGATTTTTCGAACCTGCCGCCGACCGTCATCATCACTGCCGAGTGCGATCCGTTGTCTTCTGATGGCGAAGCCTATGCATCGCGCATCCATTCGGCGGGGGGCAAAGCGTGGTGGTTCGAAGAACCTGGGCTAGTTCACGGCTATCTGCGCGGCCGCCACAGCGTCGGTCGCGCAGCTACCAGCTTTAGCCGGATCGTTGATGCAGTATCAGCGCTCGGGCGTGGGAACTGGGTTCTCTAG